Proteins encoded in a region of the Rhizobium sp. CC-YZS058 genome:
- a CDS encoding ATP-binding cassette domain-containing protein, protein MTPPALPVSPIPGAPTPNVPALTLSETRIRFAATELRFDTQIPMGSLVAVVGPSGSGKSTLLNLAAGFEQPDSGRVLFSDRDMTALGPAERPVSIVFQDHNLFAHLDVATNVGLGIDPALRLRPDDRQRIAAALSAVGLDGFEGRQPPTLSGGERQRVALARALVRRRPILLLDEPFAALDPGLRREMTALILALHRREALTTLIVTHHPDDVAALADAVLFLSDGRILLQEEAGRFLSRRAPPEVARFLGRAAEQG, encoded by the coding sequence ATGACCCCGCCTGCTCTTCCCGTCTCCCCCATCCCGGGCGCACCGACTCCGAATGTGCCGGCCTTGACCTTGAGCGAGACCCGCATCCGGTTCGCCGCCACCGAGCTTCGCTTCGACACGCAGATCCCCATGGGCTCGCTGGTCGCGGTCGTGGGTCCATCCGGCTCCGGCAAGTCGACGCTGCTCAATCTCGCAGCCGGGTTCGAACAGCCGGACAGCGGCCGGGTGCTCTTTTCCGATCGCGACATGACGGCGCTCGGCCCGGCCGAGCGCCCGGTCTCCATCGTCTTTCAGGACCACAACCTCTTCGCCCATCTGGATGTCGCCACCAATGTCGGCCTCGGCATCGATCCGGCGCTGCGGCTTCGCCCGGATGACCGGCAAAGGATCGCGGCCGCTCTGTCGGCCGTCGGTCTCGATGGCTTTGAAGGTCGGCAGCCGCCGACGCTGTCCGGCGGCGAACGCCAGCGGGTGGCGTTGGCCCGCGCTCTCGTGCGGCGGCGGCCCATTCTCCTGCTCGACGAGCCCTTCGCCGCCCTTGATCCCGGCCTTCGGCGGGAGATGACGGCGCTGATCCTGGCGCTGCACCGACGCGAGGCGTTGACGACGCTGATCGTGACGCACCATCCCGACGACGTGGCGGCGCTGGCAGACGCGGTCCTCTTCCTGTCCGACGGCCGCATTCTGCTGCAGGAGGAGGCAGGCCGGTTCCTGTCCCGTCGCGCGCCCCCGGAGGTAGCCCGCTTTCTGGGCAGAGCGGCGGAGCAAGGCTGA
- a CDS encoding M48 family metalloprotease produces MNDTRRSNREHRIGAGVAGAFARTPRRLAQLLAGLSLLTLASCTTAIEQSYEPSVAPSSTPQIVDEVQKNDPRAQMGAREHPRIVASYGGEYKDEKTERLVARITGALTAVSENPNQSYRITILNSPAINAFALPGGYLYVTRGLLALANDASEVAAVLSHEMAHVTANHGIQRQQREEAEVIASRVVSEVLSSDLAGKQALARGKLRLAAFSRNQELQADVIGVRMLGEAGYDPYAAARFLDAMAAYARFSSVDPDADQSLDFLSSHPSAPQRVDLARRHARAFGAEGTIGDRGRDYYLDGIDGLLFGDSPQEGYVRGRTFLHGKLGIRFDVPEGFRIDNKAEAVLATGPGDIAIRFDGVADTEKRSLTDYIGSGWVTGLKPDTIHAIDINGLEAATARASAERWDFDVTVIRIDSQIYRFLTAVPKDMPALEPTADILRASFRRMTPQEVASLKPLRIRVVTVGPNDTAATLSARMLGTDRKLDLFRMLNDLQMATPLRPGDRVKIITE; encoded by the coding sequence ATGAACGACACCAGGCGGAGCAACCGCGAGCACAGGATCGGAGCAGGGGTTGCAGGCGCATTTGCGCGCACTCCGCGCCGGCTCGCGCAGCTGCTTGCCGGTCTCTCGCTCCTGACGCTTGCCAGCTGCACGACGGCCATCGAGCAGAGCTACGAACCGAGCGTCGCCCCGTCCTCCACGCCGCAGATCGTCGACGAGGTACAGAAGAACGATCCGCGCGCGCAAATGGGGGCGCGCGAGCACCCGCGCATCGTCGCCAGCTATGGCGGCGAGTACAAGGACGAGAAGACCGAGCGTCTTGTTGCCCGGATCACCGGCGCGCTGACCGCGGTGTCGGAAAACCCGAACCAGTCCTACCGGATCACGATCCTCAATTCGCCGGCGATCAACGCCTTCGCGCTGCCCGGCGGCTATCTCTATGTCACCCGCGGCTTGCTGGCGCTCGCCAATGACGCCTCGGAGGTGGCGGCCGTTCTTTCGCATGAAATGGCGCATGTGACCGCGAACCACGGCATCCAGCGCCAGCAGCGCGAGGAGGCGGAGGTGATCGCCAGCCGCGTCGTCTCCGAGGTGTTGTCGAGCGACCTCGCCGGCAAGCAGGCCTTGGCACGCGGCAAGCTCAGGCTTGCCGCCTTTTCGCGCAACCAGGAGCTCCAGGCCGATGTGATCGGCGTGCGCATGCTGGGCGAAGCCGGCTACGATCCCTATGCCGCGGCGCGTTTCCTCGATGCCATGGCCGCCTATGCGCGCTTCTCCTCGGTCGATCCCGATGCCGACCAGAGCCTCGACTTCCTGTCCAGCCATCCGAGCGCGCCGCAGCGCGTGGATCTCGCCCGCCGCCACGCCCGCGCCTTCGGCGCTGAAGGGACGATCGGCGATCGTGGCCGCGACTATTATCTCGACGGCATCGACGGTCTGCTGTTCGGCGACAGCCCGCAGGAAGGCTATGTCCGCGGCCGCACCTTCCTTCACGGCAAGCTCGGCATCCGCTTCGACGTGCCGGAAGGGTTCCGGATCGACAACAAGGCCGAGGCGGTTCTCGCCACCGGCCCCGGCGACATCGCCATCCGCTTCGATGGCGTCGCCGATACGGAAAAGCGCAGCCTGACCGATTATATCGGCAGCGGCTGGGTGACCGGGTTGAAGCCGGACACGATCCACGCGATCGACATCAACGGGTTGGAAGCCGCAACGGCGCGGGCCTCGGCCGAGCGCTGGGACTTCGACGTCACCGTCATCCGCATCGACAGCCAGATCTATCGCTTCCTGACTGCGGTGCCGAAGGACATGCCGGCGCTCGAACCGACGGCGGACATTCTGCGCGCCTCCTTCCGACGCATGACGCCGCAGGAGGTCGCGTCGCTGAAGCCGCTGCGGATCCGCGTCGTAACCGTTGGGCCGAACGATACCGCCGCCACCCTTTCGGCCCGGATGCTGGGGACCGATCGCAAGCTCGACCTGTTCCGCATGCTGAACGACCTGCAGATGGCAACCCCGCTGCGGCCGGGCGACCGCGTCAAGATCATCACCGAGTAA
- a CDS encoding RNA polymerase factor sigma-32 produces MKNLSADRRMIKIAMAAPYLERSEEQELAQAWKDNHDQEARNKIAMAHMRLVISMAAKFRHFGLPMSDLVQEGHIGLLEAAARFEPSRDVRFSTYATWWIRASMQDYVLRNWSIVRGGTSSAQKALFFNLRRLRAKLAQGNRQLTARAVHEEIATALGVSLADVQTMDARLSGSDTSLQAPISSGESDSGERLDLLACAAPLPDEQVTDMIDQERRRTWLGHALESLNDREMKIIRARRLSEDSATLEELGADLGISKERVRQIETRALEKLKVALVAQAPELALTAH; encoded by the coding sequence ATGAAAAATCTTTCGGCAGATCGTCGCATGATCAAGATCGCCATGGCCGCTCCTTATCTGGAGCGCAGCGAGGAGCAGGAACTCGCCCAGGCCTGGAAGGACAATCACGACCAGGAGGCCCGCAACAAGATCGCCATGGCGCATATGCGTCTCGTCATTTCCATGGCGGCCAAGTTCCGTCATTTCGGCCTGCCGATGAGCGATCTCGTGCAGGAAGGCCATATCGGGCTTCTGGAAGCCGCCGCCCGGTTCGAGCCGAGTCGCGATGTGCGGTTCTCCACCTATGCCACCTGGTGGATCCGCGCCTCCATGCAGGATTATGTCCTGCGCAACTGGTCGATCGTGCGTGGTGGCACTTCCTCGGCCCAGAAGGCGCTGTTCTTCAACCTGCGGCGCCTGCGCGCCAAGCTCGCCCAAGGAAACCGTCAACTGACCGCACGCGCCGTGCATGAGGAAATCGCCACCGCGCTCGGCGTCAGCCTGGCTGATGTCCAGACGATGGATGCCCGGCTTTCCGGCAGCGACACATCGCTCCAGGCGCCGATTTCTTCGGGCGAATCCGACAGCGGCGAGCGGCTGGACCTGCTCGCCTGTGCGGCACCCCTGCCGGACGAACAGGTGACCGACATGATCGACCAGGAGCGCCGCCGCACCTGGCTCGGCCACGCTCTGGAAAGCCTGAACGACCGCGAAATGAAGATCATCCGTGCCCGGCGCCTGTCCGAAGACAGCGCGACGCTCGAAGAACTCGGCGCCGATCTCGGCATTTCGAAAGAGCGTGTGCGGCAGATCGAAACCCGCGCCTTGGAAAAGCTGAAAGTTGCGCTTGTTGCCCAGGCGCCCGAGCTGGCGCTCACCGCGCACTGA
- a CDS encoding GNAT family N-acetyltransferase, with the protein MKTLSIEVRYAEPKDAAEVSEVHRQSWLQAYAGLIPHTPLHQMVARRDERWWRKATRGPATLLVAEVAGVIAGYATVGLNRARALPQEGEIYELYLRPEYQGIGLGRLLFGEARGLLRSLGCRGLVVWCLEDSHIADRFFRTAGGSDICEGMEDFGATQLKKIGYIWD; encoded by the coding sequence ATGAAGACCCTGTCGATCGAGGTTCGTTATGCCGAGCCCAAGGACGCCGCCGAAGTGTCCGAAGTCCACCGCCAGTCCTGGCTGCAGGCCTATGCAGGGCTGATCCCCCATACGCCGCTTCACCAGATGGTCGCGCGCCGCGACGAACGCTGGTGGCGTAAGGCAACGCGTGGCCCGGCCACGCTGCTCGTGGCGGAAGTTGCGGGCGTCATTGCCGGCTACGCGACTGTGGGTCTCAATCGCGCACGCGCACTGCCGCAAGAAGGCGAGATCTACGAACTCTATCTCCGGCCGGAATATCAGGGCATTGGCCTCGGGCGGCTGCTGTTCGGCGAAGCGCGTGGCCTGCTGCGGTCGCTCGGCTGCCGGGGGCTGGTGGTCTGGTGCCTGGAAGACAGCCATATCGCAGACCGCTTCTTCCGCACCGCCGGTGGCAGCGACATCTGCGAGGGAATGGAAGATTTCGGCGCGACGCAGCTGAAGAAGATCGGCTACATCTGGGACTAG
- the ppa gene encoding inorganic diphosphatase: protein MRIDAISIGKNPPEDINVIVEVPVGGHPIKYEMDKDAGTLVVDRFLYTPMTYPGNYGFVPHTLSDDGDPIDVLIASTRPLVPGCVINVRPIGVMMMEDNSGKDEKLIAVPNYHLTKRYDKVKEYTDLPEITLQQIEHFFEHYKDLEPGKWVKIFGWKDSTVARQLIVEAIDRAKSAK from the coding sequence ATGCGTATTGATGCAATTTCGATTGGAAAGAACCCGCCGGAAGATATCAACGTCATCGTCGAAGTTCCCGTCGGCGGACATCCGATCAAGTATGAGATGGACAAGGACGCCGGCACGCTGGTGGTCGATCGCTTCCTCTATACGCCGATGACCTATCCCGGCAATTACGGCTTCGTGCCCCACACGCTCTCCGACGATGGCGACCCGATCGACGTGCTGATCGCCAGCACCCGTCCGCTCGTGCCCGGCTGCGTCATCAATGTCCGCCCGATCGGCGTGATGATGATGGAAGACAATTCCGGCAAGGACGAGAAGCTGATCGCCGTGCCGAACTATCACCTGACGAAGCGCTACGACAAGGTGAAGGAATATACCGACCTGCCGGAAATCACCCTGCAGCAGATCGAACACTTCTTCGAGCACTACAAGGATCTGGAACCCGGCAAGTGGGTCAAGATTTTCGGCTGGAAGGATTCCACGGTTGCCCGCCAGCTGATCGTCGAAGCGATCGATCGCG